Within the Thermus oshimai DSM 12092 genome, the region GGGCCTTGGCCTCCTCCGCCCTCCGCCTCGCCTCCCGGTCCACCCGTTCGTTCTCGGGGTGGCCGCTGTGCCCCTCCACCCAGTGGAAGCGCACCTCGTGCCCCTCCATGGCCTCTAGGAGGGCCTGCCAGAGGTCCTGGTTCTTCACGGGCTTGCCCTCCCCCGTGCGCCAGCCCCGCTTCCGCCAGCCCTCGAGCCAGCCCTCGGTGAAGGCGTTTTTGAGGTAGTGGCTATCCGTGTAGAGGTCCACCCGGCAGGGCTCTTTGAGCGCCCTTAGCCCCTCCACCGCCGCGGTGAGCTCCATGCGGTTGTTGGTGGTGCAGGGCTCGTCCCCCGAG harbors:
- the rnhA gene encoding ribonuclease HI, encoding MEKDLKAVELFTDGACLGNPGPGGWAALLRYGEREKLLSGDEPCTTNNRMELTAAVEGLRALKEPCRVDLYTDSHYLKNAFTEGWLEGWRKRGWRTGEGKPVKNQDLWQALLEAMEGHEVRFHWVEGHSGHPENERVDREARRRAEEAKARKVACTQGKRF